A segment of the Salminus brasiliensis chromosome 1, fSalBra1.hap2, whole genome shotgun sequence genome:
AGCTTGATTTATGAATGAAGAACTTGAATTTGTTGGTTTATTAAGCTCCAATGTACAGTAGATTCTAGAGTAAGGATTTTTAATTGAACTGagtgaaaaaaaatgtaaatgtccaACACTTATGCTATATCAAGTGTGTTCCACCATTTCTCTCTGCCTATACTGTTTATTCATAAATGTTGCTGGTCATTTACAGTGGGGATATTCAGTAAAGACATTTAAGAGAGAATGTGTAGCTTCCCAGGAATCTTAGCCACTTTGTTGGTTTCTGTTAATTGGATACCCCAACTAGCCCTTGTAACAGGGAAAAATGTAACTTCCATTTcactttttattaatttactgtTGAATCCagaaaaacatatatttaaccactgaaaaatatgaaaatccACCTcagaaataatattttttacaaGTTTTGGGGCTTGGCTATTCTCAATGATTCACAAGTCATTATGTAGCATCTATGCGGTGCAAAATTTCCATTCAATCCATAACTTTAGCCAACCTCAGAACAGTCTAACATAAAGTGCTCTTTGGGGTTTTGATTTGTTAAAATGGGTGTTTGAAAACAATCAATTCAGCATGATGGGTAGCGTGATGGTTTGGCAGAATAACTTGGATAACTTGCTACCATTGGGGGGAACTGCAGAATTCTTCAAGAGAACGTCAGATCATCTGTCTCTGAGCTGAAGTTGAAGCTAAAGTGCAGTTGGGTTagtcaacaggacaatgatccaaagcacacagcACATCTACCTCACAATGGTTAACCAATAAGAAATGTAAACATGTGGACTGGCCTAGTCAACGTCCCAACCTAAACCATGTTGAAATGATGTGACAGAACTTGAAACATGCAGTTTATGTTTCAGGCCTACAGACTGAGCTGAAGCAGTTTTGCAGGGAAGAAAAAGTGATGTGCCTTTTTCACATGTTTCATTCATTACATACATTTCACAAACTTTACAGACCTAAGGAAGTGGGACAATGCTTATCACGATTTAATAAACAGGATATGAATCACAACAAAAAGCACATACATACGAAGGAAAACAACCATATAGGCTAGCTCTTTAGGTGGCATGCTGTGCCATATGTTAATGGACACATAATAACACATCACCTCAGCGTGACAACATACACAATAGAGCAGTGGAGAAGGAACAAGAGGCGCACTCAGCGGTCCAGTCTTGTTGACCATCCTTCCAAACGTGCCAGGAAAGGTTGGCGTACCTCAATATCTAGAGGAGATCTAGAGGAGATCTAAAGGATCTCTAATGCAGTAAGAGGTTTGTGTTTTGTGATCTTTGACTCCTGGAATTAAACGCTTCTCCTTCTAACAGCCTTCcctcttttttgttttgacttGCGTCACTCAAGGCTGTAATAATCAGTCCGCCAGCGCGCAAATAGACGCGACCCCCCTCCGTGTGCCTAAACGGATCCGGCACGCACGCGGGGAGGGCGGTGGGGGAAGGGAGGGGGACACGGACACCCCGTCAACCGCAGAAACCGATAGCTCAAGAGCGCGCCAGTGAGCGGGCGACCGACAAGGAGCAGTGGGCGCACTTTCCTTCAGCGCGTTCACTGAGGGGGGAAAGCAGCGAGGCGCGAGGATGCGCGCGGACCGCACGGCGCTCGGGGTCCTGTGCGCTCTCACCGCCCTGGTCGCAGGCAGCCGCGGCGCGCGAGTCGTCAGTGGTGAGTTTACACGGTTTTCAttagtgaataaataaattggtAAGTGATTTATTTAAAGATTATAATAACgcttaaaaataataacttgaAGAGTGGGGTACATCGTTTAAATGATTGCTGATGTTTTGAATTTTCTAATTGTAGAAGTTCACACAAAGGGAAGTTCCCCACACTTCTGCGCAAGTGTAAttagtatataaaatatataataacgtGGCGTGTGCAATGACACATTAAATGTTGTAttgtatatttatacattatattttatatattttatatttttacaaatgttACATATGTTAATAGATCAGTGAATAAATCGGAATGGTGTCAGAATGTGCAGACAGTGTttatatttaagtttgtttcCTGTAGGAGGTTATTCACTTATTCTGACTTGCACATCCAGAAAATGTGTCAATTGaccagggtgtccaaacttttgcataagactgtagcGTTCACTGAGTATCCCTACCGACACAAAGCACCATAAACTACTCGACCATGCTGTGGAAAACTAACCCCACTCTTAAGGATGCTGATCAAATTGGAGTACATTTAACAGGTCAGGTTTAGATTTGCATGTCTTTAGaccatttgatcatattagcaCAAATCTGAAGACTTTTTTCAAATCGATGAAACCACATGGCTGAGAAGTGAGGTTTTTGTCACTTCACTTGttgtcattttaataaaagaacaaaacatctacatttatttgtaaattatgtgaGACATGTTATAATGTTCTGTTAGATGttcattaaaggtaaaggtaactATACAGAACATCATCAGTTTAGACCCATCAGAACAAATTcatatgtttttctttaatggtTTCCATGactgttctttctttttttatgtatttatttagttttatgcCAAAATGGTCCAGATAAAGCTACAAAGCTGTGCTAAAAAGCACTGCAATTGTTTGCATGAAGGTCTCCTCTAAGCTGTCAGGGTTTTGGTGTGGGGGATGGAGAGAGCGACTGcatatctataaaaaaaaaaagaagaggaatgCGCAAAAACAATGGCTGGGAAGAATCGAGGAGAGATATCCCTGTTGGACCCCTGTAAACAAGGAAGAGAGTTTGAAGCTCTAAATCCATGCAGTAGTCTATGATGGGACGGAGGAGGAAGCAGGATGAGTGTTCCTAGATTCATAGAGGAAGGAATGAAGAGGAAGAGGGGGAAGTTGTTTGGAAAACTGCTGAGTCCGGATCTTCCCGGTTAGCCCCCGGCCCATTACTGTCCTTAAAGTGATGATAGCGCAGATCTGGACCAGGCAATTATTTAAAGTACCTCCTGGGCAGTGAGCTAATGTTATTATTAGACTTTTAACAGACTGTGTATTAATCACAGTTATCCTCCTCTGCACGGAgtactccaccacctccacaTCCACAGGATATTACAAGCAGGGTCTGTTTAGTTTATGATTTACCCCAAAATACGGCCTCTTACATTTACATCCCACAATTTTACTCGCCAGTTTTTCCCAGCTGCTTCAAAATGTTCAATTGGGAGAACTGATTATATGGCCTTAACCTCTTAGATTCCCAGCACCTGTCTGAGATTTGGAAAGACATAGTTAGTTTGCACTGTGATTGCTAAATGATAAGCTGAAGAATTAAATAAGATTGGGAATTTAAGGGGTGGAAGATTAAGGTTCCTTAATGGTTCTCAGTTTGGATGTGCAGTTCTatcaaaaccttttttttattggtttagaacctttacattaaaacCCTGTATGTAGAGTCTTTAAAAAGTTCTTTTTGAAGGAGTAgttcaaatcaaataaacatgattaatCATGGGCCACAGATGTAGTTGATCAACGAAGACACATTTAATATCTGAAGTTTACTACATTGCTTCTGAACCGGAGATGCTatgctaacattgctaagaAACACTGGACCTAGACTGTCACCGATCTTATCTTCTTAAATATATGCCTCAAATAGTAATTTATTTACTTCAGAAATCTACTGAAAGACTACATAAACAAgtgttattaaaaatgaaagtaaGTAAAACGTGAATTCTACAAACTATAAACATTTTAACTAAAACCATActagaggtttttttttaaaggttttatttatttatttttgttgttgaccTAATTTCATTTCATACTGTGTTCTAAGTCAATTCAGTTGTTTACAATTTTTTGACCATGTATTTatagagatgagattggtgacagtctattGTTTGTTAACAGCAGTAGCCTAAcatctcccattctaaactaaagaagcaaagttCACATATCAGACATTTGgctgatctggggtcagtgataaatcttattaatttaattttactgAACTATTCCCTTAAAGGACCAAAACAGATTCTTCTATGCATGGTCGATTTTGAACTATATCCAATtatattaatcattaataattaatcagaATAAACAGGCTGTCCGCAGTCATCCTGGAGTAAAAAGCAACACGTTTTAAAGTATATATTAGTTTCAAATTTCAAATGTAATTTAAGAGCTAATAGTGCAACATACCAAATATTCCAAATTTATACTCTCGAACTTGTGGTTCAAGGACTTATAACAAGAAACAGCCAATGGCAGCACTCCAACAaacctttttggcacctttatttcttAAGGTGCAAGTTATgaatttcttctgtttttatcatatttttagCATGGATTCATGAGGAAATTAAACATTTAGAAAACATAGGATTGGTTGGATTCCTTTATGGTCCATAGGATTTTGGCATGAGGTTGATTGAAATACATTTGATGGGTTCTTGTCTTTAATAAGCATGATGGTTAGTGGATAGAAGCCAAAATTGAGGGATAATAAATCTAGTGTTGGGTGCATAATGCAGTGCATTTACTTTATTGCCAGGGGTGTCTACAATAATCCATATGACACTACCAATGCATGTAGCATTTTGTAGTTAATATTagcatgtataatgtaaaaaaggaTGTGTTggggctttttaaaaaaaaatctataggAGACTATAACTCACATTCTGACCTGTACTAAAAATAATTAATGGGCAAAAGGAAGAACTACTTGTATGTCATAAAAATCATAGCATTAAGTACAACATAGCATAAATCAAAAACAACATTAAAAGGCAGTATTTTTCACGGTCATTTTAACATGTTTCCCTGTgctcagaaaaaaacacaaatccaTTCACTCTCAACATGCTTGTAGAAATACTGAGCACTTGCTCGAGAACCTACCTATACGATAGATTTTGCTTTTCTAAAGTATGCATTGAATGAATGCAGTGAATCCTTTTTCAGAATGCagttgtcttttgtcttttgtgAGCTAAACAGAATTGGTTGTACTCTCTGTAGGTCAGACAGTGTGTCAAGGCGGCCGTGAGAAGCCATGCTATAAGATCGCCTACTTCAGGGACATGACGAGTCGTGTGGCCTTCAGTGAGGCCCAGAGGGCATGCGAAGTGGATGGCGGCTCTTTGTTGAGCATGGAGAGTGTGGAGGAGCAGCGGCACATTGAGCACTTACTGCAAGAGCTCAGCAACTCCTCCACAGGCAGTGCTGCAGGCAGAGGGCCCAGTATCGCTGATGGAGATTTCTGGATTGGCCTGACCCGCGCTGACAGCGACAGTCCTCAGGAGCATGGAGGCTTTGCCCGCTGCCCTGACCtctacagatggacagatggcaGCGTATCAGAGTTCAGGTGTGTGTGAAAATCAGTTATTGCATAATTTTAAAAGTTTCCTTTACTTGTTTGCTTGGGCTGATCTACTACATCCCGGGTACAGGAAAGCCCACAGCTAGATGGGGGGCCCTGGAACATGCCAAGAATCATAGAATAAGGTGGGGTACGGGCCTTAGCGTAAGCTTATTTCAAGAGGCACATGTTGTCTGGGCTCACCCTTGTTTATCTGTATCTTCATAGGAATTGGTACTATGATGAGCCATCATGTGGCGGGGAGGCTTGTGTAGTGATGTACCATCAGCCCACTGCTCTCCACGGCCTGGGGGGACCATATCTTTATCAGTGGAATGATGACAGGTGCAACATGAAGCACAATTTCATCTGCAAGTATGAACCAGGTATAACGACACATGCTGGAACAACACATGCTGGAAAATTTCAGTTGTTGATCTCCATTGTATTTCATGAAGAATAGGCCAGAATGACTTTTagtctttttacattaactCCCACTGAAAGTTACGacgtttttctttctttttttctgtaaagtaGCCATTTTGGAGACGTGGAGATTTTTTTATGAAAGCAACAATTTACTGGAACACATGCTTATACCACAGATACTGAAAAGATACACACTGAATGCCTTCATAGTGAAATGATTACGCAACTTACTTGAATGTGTACTTACATTCACGTTGGTTATTTCAGTGTTAAATGTGTTATTTTCATCCATAATGCAGAGAGCCACCTGGCGAAAGAACACGGAGATAGGCCTGGAGGTCGTGATGCAGGTGAAACAGATGGCAAGTTTATTATGTGATTTAATTCAGATGCATAAACATGCATATTTATGCCCATTTCCGTGCTGCTGCTGTGCTCACAGGCCTACCAGATATTTCAACGGAACACGAGGAAGAGAACAAAACTCCTGCTGTTACTGGAGATGAGACCCTTCATGTGATGGTGGCAGGACCCTCAAGTAAAAGCAGTCCCAATTGCCCTAAAATATTTCCTTAATTTCTCCTTCCAGAGTGgaaatattactatttttcaattttttttttcaactgtaGGCATGTTGCTGATTTACGTGATCATCCCCACCATTCCTCTCCTTCTGCTGATCCTTGTGGCCTCAGGGACCTGCTGCTTCCAGATGCTGAGCAAGAGGTGGTAACATACATCATTTATAtttgcattcattcattaagcagatgttcttatccagagtgacttccaAAATAACAGTAGAGGCCAAATCAGTATGTATGGAGACCAAGTTCAAGTTCAGAGCATCTGGATTTAGAACTTAATATACAAGAACCAATAGCATAGCTTCATCATATTTAATCATACTTACTATGTAGACTATGAGGACAAATAATTAAGGATAAACATTAATCAAAAATGTTACATGCCCAGAAAACTCATAGGGCAGCACTAATCTACACTGCTTATTCACTAAGTAAAGTATTATAAAAAGCAGGTTGGTGTTGCCCTAGAAATTATCTGAAGGGGTAGATGAGAACATGGTCAAAATAATAGAGAGACAGTCAAAAGAAATTAAGATAAATAGGCAAATGCTATGTGTCTGTTGTCACTTCAGTTAATGTTACTAGCTCTCTCCCCTCTTACGTTTCTTAATACGTCTTTGAAAAAGTTCCTGATACCAAATTAGTGATAAATTCACTATATTGAAATCTGTAATCAATTAAGTCTTTAAAATTGTGAATATCAGCTTAAGCTTGATATTTACCAGCATTTTCCAGATATTACCAGATATTTTCCAGATATTACCAGATATTTACGCTTTGCTTTGTTAGCACATTCAgtcaaactattcctttaaatgtTAAGTTTTGCATCCTTGCCTCTCAGTGGTGAACATGAACCAACCAACATGCTAACACAGCTAAAACGTAATAGAAGCATGTAGCCACAGATTAACAAGGTCATTTAATTCCAACATAAAGTAGCAAGGCTGCTAAAGCGAAACATACAAAAAGACATGCCACACACAGAAGCTGGAGACCCACCGTGTAAAATTCAGTAATACATGAAAGTACATGAGAGCTCCACATCCTCTTACAGCTACTGTATTGTGTTGCCTCAACAGTAATTACACACAATCTGAATACTGCAGCACATCAGGCAATTAGCGTAATGGTAACGCACTAAGAACACGACCCTAAACAGATGCTAATGGCATCTGTGCCACTTCCTGAGCAATCAGTGGTGGAAATCAGTTACAGAAGCATGACAGCAACTTCCCTTTCATTCCACTGCCAGGACAAAGCTTTTACTTTGATGGAATGTGTTTGTTTGGAACACAGCTTAGTCAGTAATAATCACAGAGCTTACAGAAGCACTATTAAAGGATACGTTTAGCTCAGCGGTGGCGGCTTCTGTCTGCTGTTATTAGTCACTGTAAGGGCCAGGCTAGCTGCTGCCTTACGTTGCACTGGCAATAACACACAGAATCCAACTTCAGCTTCACTTCTCATCAGCATCCTCACCAGCAGACATCAGGCAAATGCTGAAGCAAGCACTGTCCTTCTCGTCAGTGGATGAAACACAGTCCAGCCTGGTCCAGCCCCCCTCCCCTTAGCCCCTGCGCTTGGCAGGGCATTACAGAGTGCTTTGTTTATGTAATTCATTATGTTTATTAGGCCCCCACTCCCACAGAGTGATgtctttttaacatattttcgATCACTCAGCCAGACTGGGCATCGTCAGACAATGCATTCAATCACTGGCACTAACGGACCTCACTCTGGGCAGTAAAAGGCTTCCTGGAGCATGTTCAAGTCCTCGGGGTAAACACCCTTTGCTCTAAGCAGCTGTAGGGCTTCTGTTTAACACTCTCTCATGTTCAAGACTCAATCAAATAATTTGAGAGAATTGAAGGGACACATggatttgtgttttgtgttacaTCAGTGGATGAAACTGAGACCTCAGGATGGTTACTACTGCTGGTTTTAGTGGTTTTAGCTCTGCAGAcaacattttaaatgctttttgtTTGAATGAAGTGCATAGGCACAATGAAGTGCATTGCCGGTTTGTTGTAGGTGGGTTTGCAGACAGAGAAAAATGTGTGTGGGAAACCTCAACCATGCTGCTGGCAATTGCTGATCTTTTTAATAGAATGAAGCAAAAAAGGCAGGGAGCGGAAATAGAGCTAGGACACTCACTGGCCTGAAGGCTAGAGAAGCGGGACACAGCCCAactgcccttgagcaaggcaccaaACCCCAAACCGCTCCCCCCGGCACCGCAGCTAGGACTGCCCGCTGCTCTGGGCACATGTGCTCCTTGTTCCCCTAATGCGTTTGTATGCTCACtagtatgtgaatgtgtgtgtttactgcatggatgggttaaaggctaGATGTGAGTTGACAGCAGAGATTTCTCCATTTTTGATTAAAATTGATCTGACTGATTGAAGCCCCACCCCACAGCGTGCTTTGTGAACAGTGCAACTCTGCTGAAGGTTGTCAGTGAACAACGGAGTTGTCCATCAGCACGTTTGGATTCCTTGTTCCTGTGCTGCACGTTAGGGAGTTTATTGGCACAATGTTAAGGAATAGTGAAGTTGCATGTTGTAGAATAAGAATGAAATTTGATCTTTAAGTGATTCATTAAGTTTTCTCATGATTACCTTCACAACTCACGGTTACCTACACAAATAAGTAGAAGTATGTCACATttatttctgcacatttttatAGATTACAGTGTCTTGCAGTTTCTGAAAGCATATGAGCAAGTCTGGTAGATACTGCttaacaaattaacattttgagATACgcgtgtgatgatttaggctgTAGTTTAGGCTGCATAATCCTAATTTAGCTAGAGTACCAAACAAAAAGAACAaactttggacaccaaacatgttttgGCGGATTGGCTACATTTGCAGTAAGAGTATAATTCGTAAAGGTAAGGTAAAAATAGCTTATAGCCATTGGGCCCACAGACTAAAAAACAGTGCTGTCGGTGCTATAgtgctatccagtgtcgaccagaggaggatgggttccccttttgagtctaggTTGCTCTCAAAATCCTCTTGATCTGAAGATTTTTTGCCACTGGCTCGCTCATCTCTGTgaatctgctttgtgacaacattggTTATGAAAAGCGCTATAGAAATAATTTTGAATTGAACAGTCAGTTTCATAATTCATCTCTTTGACCTCTTTTGCTCAGAAAACCACGGACCAAAACGAGCGTGAACCAGTCCACACTGTGGATCTCCAAGACGCCGAAGTCAGAAAGTGCAATGGAGGTCTAAGAAACTTGCATCTCCTCAGAAAGTAACCTCGCTGGGGCTTATTCGGACAGTCTACACACTTGTTTGTCCTGTTGTAAGTTGTATGTGGTCTTCTAATGCCAGGTCAAATGCTTCTCAGTGTTATTATTGTCCTACTCTACACTGTTCTGCAATGTTTTTCTAGTATGGCGTTTCTTCTTCTGACCTCAAATGACTGACTCCCCCGCCCTTATTTAAATCACCTCGATTTCAGTATCCACCTCAAAACCTCCTTTTCTAACAGCACTTGTTCTCCAAGTCTCCTCCTTTCATGCTCCTCTCCATCAGAGAGAGTGATCAGTGCAGTCAGTTGCAGAGGGGAGGCCACCACTAATTGGCACCACAACAGAGAGCGATTAAATTACTGTAATTAAGACAAGTGCGAATGGGACCCACATAAAAAGAGGACTTTCAGGTCTCAGCTGACACTAAATAGAGTCGCAGCGATTGAACCCTGCAGCTAAATGAATTAAGCAGTGACAAAGTGGCAGAAAGAAAATCCCCCTAAGGACAACAAGCAGTGCAAGCctgctttaataaaaaaattaggTTGATGTTTTCCCAAAATAGAGCAGACTTCGATCACTCACTGTTCCAGAACTGGGTCCTTCTCATTTCCAGACATTGATGCTTAATTTTTACAAACTGTTTTAGTACCTTCAAGTGAACAACGTCAGTACTGGACTGGGTAAACATTGGCATTATATACCACATTACTGGTAAAAAGACAGCCTAAGCAAACATGGATATTTTTATATGATATGTTCTGTTTCATGTTCTGCCGAGCCCATCCTGACCACTATTATATATGCAGTTTTTGCATGGAATTCCATTTTTGTCACCATATAGTTAGAAGTATTTGCTGATTGGAACGCACCTGACCTGCATATATGAAAACTGCATATATAAAACTGACAAACATCTATTTTAAAGGTATGtcatattaataatgaataactTGCATCATATAAATGTATCTACTCAAATCTGTCTGTTAGCAGTCTGCTTGTAAATGAAGGTAAACACATCCTGTCTTCTGGTCACAAGAGTGGgtgtattgtatgtgtgtgtttggattgGAAAGGTTGTACAGGTTCGTTTCTCTTTGTACTATTTTTGGGACAGTTgcataaatgaaataaatggatAATTGTGACTTTGTCTGTTTGAGTGTGGCTCTAAAATGGTATTCCATATTCCACTATTGCCTATTTCAGTGCAGAGGTAAAATCAATGGGGAAAGTAGTATTGATTTCAGTAACCATTTGCGTCAGTAGATCATTTGTTTCAACAGCATATTACGCTATACGCTGTCGGATCTTCCTGATGTTCGCTTTTATGATAAGATGGAAACATTGCAGTAAAAGGAAGCCATACATCTATGCACCTGGGTTTGTGCCTTTAAAGGGCCCATGCTTGAAAACTAAGCTGCAGAAACAGGCTGTTTTCAATGAACTgtttctgtgatgtcataaaaacccTAACCATTAACACATACAGCATTTGGCTAAAGCTCCTATCCAGACTGACTCCCTTTTAAAACATGTTATATGGGTAGGCCAATATTACTCTTATTGGTGTTGCATGGTGGGCTTCCCCAGCCAGGGAATTAAATGCTAATTGCAGTTAGAGGGCAGCACTACAGTGTTACGCACTATACTGCACCAACCCTGCCCATGAGtgctgaagttataaggggtgtttcaaaatgctttttaaatgtgACACAGTACAGGGCAGCTAGAGGTCAGAGCAGAGGTCAAAGGTAACAGTAAAAGCCACATGAAAAATGCCACGGTCatgacaaaaaaacacacaaacaccataAAGGTGATTTTAGGGAAAAAATCCTCATATCCCCTTATATTCATTTCATAGAACGAAATTTTGTGTCTGGAAGCCAGTAGGGGATATTTCTCAATTATTTCAAGTTGACAGAGATACATTTCAGCCTGTTGATTAGTTGCAAATACCTGCAGGTATGTCGActaatgaaatataaatatataaatacatacaagcCCAAGTCACAGAGGTTATCTGGCAGTGCAGATGATGAGCACATTATGCAGATGCTAAGAGAAAAAGAAGTGTATCCGTAGAAGCGCTGcagaaaatgtttgatttaaatgTGTGCCTCAGCCTGTTCTCCAATTAGTAACAGCATCCCCTCTAAAATACACTGTTAATTACAGTGTCTATTAAACTAATCAGTTCACTGCTCCCGTCACGTCACAGTCCTAATTACAGATACGACTGCAATCATGACTGCGGAGGCTCAGGCTAGAATTAATTAAAGAAACAAATTTTCCCCTcatttggagagagagagacgattAGAAACATGAAACATAAACAGCTCTTGGGCACGACTCACCCAGCTCTCTATAAACGGCATGATTTTGTTGGAAAATATGATGATAATATTAGAAGTGTGGTTTAAACCtggtttctttttttgcttgcttttttaggaaaaaaatatatgatcacatacatacagcagaAATACTACAGCAATCTACTGTATTCAGATATTCTGTGCCCCATTAAAAGATAtgacactgggccccacaacacacaacaattGTGCTGAAATAATCAATACAATCAGTagatttttagggcccctgtcagtcacaggcccttagaatcatcctCACTTCTCACCCTCACACAGCGCCTCTAACTGTATTCCTTAGAAACAGCAGAATGTTGTAGAAGTGGTGCATTCTGGGAGACACAAGGCAAGCTTCTTGTCTTAGAAGTTTGAAGAAGGCTTTGCCCGAACTGAAGGCAGCTGCCTCGATGCCTTGCTGCCTATGGTGTGTCATTACTCAGTACCTTA
Coding sequences within it:
- the chodl gene encoding chondrolectin produces the protein MRADRTALGVLCALTALVAGSRGARVVSGQTVCQGGREKPCYKIAYFRDMTSRVAFSEAQRACEVDGGSLLSMESVEEQRHIEHLLQELSNSSTGSAAGRGPSIADGDFWIGLTRADSDSPQEHGGFARCPDLYRWTDGSVSEFRNWYYDEPSCGGEACVVMYHQPTALHGLGGPYLYQWNDDRCNMKHNFICKYEPESHLAKEHGDRPGGRDAGLPDISTEHEEENKTPAVTGDETLHVMVAGPSSMLLIYVIIPTIPLLLLILVASGTCCFQMLSKRKPRTKTSVNQSTLWISKTPKSESAMEV